The following are encoded in a window of Lactobacillus panisapium genomic DNA:
- a CDS encoding FAD-dependent oxidoreductase, translating to MANLKDGIYHGSGSGNRGEVKVSVTVKDNQIKAVHVDDQNETEGISTDALKKAPELIVAKQSYNIDAVTGATISFQAVEKAVKDALLKAGDPSGLDQKIDLRTAKQEDNEDYRYLDPDKIHFEKETEVLIIGAGAAGLAAAISARQKGKAVICLEYASSYMLSDMTLSGGYYNAGGGTSLQKAQGIKDSKENWNNYLKAVGQGYEDPDMREVIVEHGAEDYEWLANDVGVNFQEVQQIGNEEAMKKYAVPAARSHLTVEKSGYGLSKPLFKRAQKLGTEFIFNITAESLITNQNNQVIGVHTNKGNYRAQSVIVATAGFSRNKEMLKSFAPDFAVGESYGSIRQMGDGIRMGAQIGAKLKAMWMPIANSIGTQSGDNVCIGPLCTAWTKPYIWVGTDAKRHFREDMYFEFASKKIASLDQGFVWLLFDEGMANEMPTAFSAPAASPHLKREVEDGYFKKAETIKALAEQIGLDSTVLQATITKWNNDVLKGQDTEFGREKDLTAFKPPYYAAKLAPSTPDMAGGLSINRRAEVLDNQDRPIANLYAAGSTTGGWRGMTYPGCGMGITNAIVFGRIAGVSAANNATKKVDASSGASQHD from the coding sequence ATGGCTAATTTAAAAGACGGAATTTATCATGGCAGCGGTTCTGGCAATCGTGGCGAAGTCAAGGTATCCGTAACTGTAAAAGATAACCAGATTAAGGCAGTTCATGTTGATGATCAAAATGAAACCGAAGGTATTAGCACAGACGCACTTAAAAAGGCTCCGGAATTGATAGTGGCTAAGCAGTCTTACAATATTGATGCCGTAACGGGTGCTACGATTAGCTTTCAGGCTGTTGAAAAAGCTGTCAAGGACGCTTTGCTTAAAGCGGGAGATCCTAGCGGGCTTGATCAGAAGATTGATTTGCGAACAGCTAAACAAGAAGATAATGAAGATTATCGCTATCTTGATCCAGACAAAATCCACTTTGAAAAAGAAACTGAGGTATTAATAATTGGTGCAGGCGCTGCTGGTCTTGCAGCCGCTATTTCTGCTCGGCAAAAGGGCAAAGCGGTTATTTGCCTTGAGTATGCATCAAGCTACATGTTGTCAGATATGACTTTATCTGGCGGTTATTATAATGCAGGTGGCGGTACAAGTTTGCAAAAGGCCCAAGGAATTAAGGATTCAAAGGAAAATTGGAATAATTACTTAAAGGCAGTTGGTCAAGGGTATGAAGATCCTGATATGCGTGAAGTAATTGTTGAACACGGTGCTGAAGATTATGAGTGGTTAGCTAACGATGTTGGAGTTAACTTTCAGGAAGTTCAGCAAATCGGTAATGAAGAAGCAATGAAAAAGTATGCTGTTCCGGCAGCCCGTTCACACTTGACTGTTGAAAAAAGTGGCTACGGTCTTTCCAAACCTTTATTCAAGCGTGCTCAAAAATTAGGTACTGAGTTTATTTTTAATATAACAGCAGAAAGTTTAATTACCAATCAAAATAACCAAGTTATTGGCGTGCATACCAATAAAGGCAATTACCGCGCTCAAAGCGTGATTGTTGCTACCGCTGGTTTTTCGCGTAATAAGGAAATGCTCAAAAGTTTTGCCCCGGATTTTGCAGTAGGGGAATCATATGGCTCAATTAGGCAAATGGGCGATGGAATTCGAATGGGTGCACAAATAGGTGCCAAGCTAAAAGCTATGTGGATGCCGATTGCTAATTCAATTGGAACGCAATCTGGTGATAATGTTTGTATTGGACCTTTATGTACTGCTTGGACCAAGCCTTATATTTGGGTTGGTACTGATGCTAAAAGACATTTTCGGGAAGACATGTATTTTGAATTTGCTTCTAAAAAAATTGCCAGTCTGGATCAAGGTTTTGTGTGGTTACTTTTTGATGAGGGAATGGCAAATGAAATGCCGACAGCCTTTTCTGCCCCGGCCGCTTCGCCACATTTGAAACGAGAAGTTGAAGATGGCTATTTTAAAAAGGCAGAAACCATTAAGGCTTTAGCTGAACAGATTGGGTTAGATTCGACCGTTTTGCAGGCAACGATTACTAAGTGGAATAATGATGTTCTTAAAGGGCAAGATACGGAATTCGGCCGTGAAAAAGACTTGACGGCTTTTAAACCACCGTATTATGCTGCTAAATTAGCTCCTTCAACTCCAGATATGGCAGGAGGCTTAAGCATCAATCGGAGAGCTGAAGTTTTGGATAATCAAGATAGGCCAATCGCTAATCTATACGCGGCCGGCAGTACTACTGGTGGTTGGCGGGGCATGACTTATCCTGGCTGCGGCATGGGCATTACCAACGCAATTGTTTTTGGTCGTATTGCTGGTGTTAGTGCGGCAAATAATGCAACTAAGAAAGTCGATGCCAGTTCTGGTGCCTCGCAGCACGACTAA
- a CDS encoding glycosyltransferase family 4 protein, which yields MYKIIVELFFLVIIQAAITPFIRRLAFVLGAVDVPNKRRVNKKPMPTLGGLGIFVTFNIGAFILLREQFPTHEAFSVLLGSSVIVLTGIIDDILELKPRQKMFGIFIGALIIYFLAGIKMNVLNLPFVNKQIDLGWWSLPITIFWILALTNAVDLIDGLDGLADGVSMISLITMGIVGYFFLHTNQLYIPIGCFMLAACLLGFLPYNFHPAKMFLGDTGALYIGFMIAVFSLKGLKNVTFISMLVPVTILGVPITDTIYAMIRRKLNNQPVSQADKHHLHHQLMKMGLTHRQAVLAIYAISLIFSFISLLFLLSPVWGMWLLIAGLALALELFVESIGLLGEKYKPLLTLIQKIISSRSKKDPTVEVWHLGQAKPEQLKKKNKKD from the coding sequence ATGTATAAAATTATCGTTGAATTATTTTTCTTAGTGATCATTCAAGCAGCAATCACGCCATTTATTCGTAGACTTGCCTTTGTTTTAGGGGCTGTTGATGTTCCTAATAAGCGGCGGGTTAATAAAAAGCCCATGCCCACTCTTGGTGGACTAGGCATTTTTGTTACTTTTAATATCGGGGCGTTTATTTTGCTGCGTGAGCAATTCCCTACACATGAGGCTTTTAGTGTCCTTTTGGGCTCAAGTGTTATTGTGTTGACAGGGATAATTGATGATATTCTCGAACTTAAACCGCGCCAAAAAATGTTTGGTATTTTTATTGGCGCCCTGATTATTTATTTCTTGGCCGGAATTAAGATGAACGTTCTCAATCTCCCGTTTGTAAATAAGCAGATTGATTTAGGCTGGTGGAGTTTACCAATCACGATTTTTTGGATTTTGGCCTTAACTAACGCCGTCGATTTAATTGATGGTCTTGATGGCCTGGCTGATGGTGTATCAATGATTTCGCTTATTACGATGGGGATTGTCGGCTACTTTTTCCTGCATACCAACCAGCTGTATATTCCAATTGGCTGTTTCATGTTAGCTGCCTGTTTACTCGGTTTTTTGCCGTATAACTTTCATCCAGCCAAGATGTTCTTGGGTGATACTGGGGCACTGTATATTGGTTTTATGATTGCTGTTTTTTCACTTAAAGGGTTAAAAAACGTAACTTTTATCTCAATGCTAGTGCCAGTCACGATTTTAGGTGTACCAATTACTGATACTATTTATGCAATGATTAGGCGTAAACTTAATAATCAACCAGTTTCGCAGGCAGATAAGCACCACTTGCATCACCAACTGATGAAAATGGGGTTAACGCACCGGCAGGCCGTTTTAGCAATCTATGCGATTTCGTTAATTTTTTCATTTATTTCCCTGCTGTTTTTATTGTCACCCGTATGGGGAATGTGGCTACTGATAGCAGGATTAGCTTTAGCACTTGAACTATTCGTTGAGTCAATAGGTTTACTGGGAGAAAAATATAAACCTCTGCTAACGTTGATACAAAAAATTATCAGTTCCCGCAGTAAGAAAGATCCAACCGTTGAAGTATGGCATCTGGGGCAGGCTAAACCAGAACAATTAAAGAAGAAAAATAAAAAGGACTAA
- a CDS encoding YigZ family protein, with amino-acid sequence MTKEENYLTIKENGSHEIVIKKSRFIATLARTETVEDAEKVIAAVSKKYHDATHNTFAYTIGLNDDHVKASDNGEPSGTAGVPELKALQLMKLKNVTVVVTRYFGGIKLGAGGLIRAYSNSVTKGAEAIGVVKRVLQQELSFHVAYNRLDEVNHFLTNEQIYVEKITYGVDVVIHLFINEQEQAELEEKLSNLLAGKVTFTKGEKRYNEIEITDHHYHEH; translated from the coding sequence TTGACCAAAGAAGAAAATTATTTAACCATCAAAGAAAATGGTTCGCATGAAATAGTGATTAAGAAAAGTCGCTTTATCGCAACATTAGCCCGCACTGAAACAGTTGAGGACGCAGAAAAAGTAATTGCGGCGGTCAGCAAAAAATACCACGATGCAACTCATAACACGTTTGCATATACTATCGGACTAAACGACGATCATGTGAAAGCCAGTGATAATGGTGAGCCATCGGGAACAGCCGGCGTCCCAGAATTAAAAGCATTGCAGCTCATGAAACTCAAAAATGTCACGGTAGTAGTTACCCGCTATTTTGGTGGCATCAAGCTGGGTGCAGGTGGATTAATCCGCGCATACTCTAACAGTGTTACTAAGGGAGCTGAGGCAATCGGCGTTGTCAAGCGCGTATTGCAGCAAGAACTTAGTTTTCATGTAGCCTATAATCGCTTGGATGAAGTAAATCATTTTTTGACAAACGAGCAAATTTACGTTGAAAAAATCACTTATGGCGTAGATGTTGTAATTCATCTTTTTATTAATGAACAAGAGCAAGCTGAGTTAGAAGAAAAGTTAAGCAACTTACTTGCGGGCAAAGTAACTTTTACTAAGGGTGAAAAGCGGTATAACGAAATCGAAATTACCGACCATCATTATCATGAGCACTAA
- a CDS encoding helicase-related protein, which produces MENLSNLAGRQWISSHKDFSIIAGLTKTSAISAGHCNRCGAKVYAHLPNKKRYCRECIGIGRIVEGDFLIRYQNEVSFPTRKNGGLTWAGKLTGAQAKIAHNLVTNFRSKQDTLVHAVTGAGKTEMLFPVIAECIAQKKRCCIATPRIDVVNELFPRFQAAFSEIEIGKYHGQEFKQPGLEQLTICTTHQLLKFYHAFALLVIDEADSFPYVENPQLHFAAKNAVKNNGMRVYLTATPTADLLSEAKAGKIDILRLNRRFHGGLLPVPREQLFLKPFLAHGKIHPKLLKAIIIALKKGHPLLLFVPRIDQIPDYIAALKKVKIINQVKMAGVWAQDKNRLRKVQMFRDGELQLLVTTTILERGVTFKHVWVIIVQADDQIYTAASLVQIAGRVGRAQDDTTGLVLFCYRKYTKNIREAKNQIEAMNK; this is translated from the coding sequence ATGGAAAATTTATCAAATCTCGCTGGCCGCCAATGGATTAGCAGTCACAAGGATTTTAGCATAATTGCGGGATTAACCAAAACCAGTGCAATCAGTGCTGGTCATTGTAACCGTTGTGGAGCAAAAGTTTACGCCCATTTACCTAATAAAAAACGATATTGCCGTGAATGCATTGGAATTGGGCGAATAGTCGAGGGGGATTTTTTAATACGTTATCAAAATGAAGTGAGTTTTCCGACAAGAAAAAATGGTGGCTTAACCTGGGCCGGCAAATTAACTGGGGCACAAGCAAAAATTGCGCATAACTTAGTAACAAATTTTCGGTCAAAACAGGACACCTTAGTTCATGCAGTTACAGGGGCAGGAAAGACCGAAATGCTTTTTCCGGTAATTGCTGAATGTATTGCGCAGAAAAAGCGCTGCTGTATCGCAACGCCACGCATTGATGTTGTCAATGAGCTCTTTCCACGTTTTCAGGCGGCTTTTAGCGAAATTGAGATTGGCAAATATCATGGTCAAGAATTTAAGCAGCCTGGACTAGAGCAATTGACAATTTGTACTACGCATCAACTGCTTAAGTTTTATCATGCTTTTGCTTTATTAGTGATTGATGAGGCAGACTCCTTTCCCTACGTTGAAAATCCCCAGCTTCATTTTGCTGCTAAAAATGCTGTTAAGAACAACGGCATGCGTGTTTATTTGACGGCAACGCCAACTGCAGACTTGTTAAGTGAAGCAAAAGCCGGCAAGATTGACATTTTGCGTTTAAACAGGCGATTTCATGGTGGCCTTTTACCCGTCCCAAGAGAACAGTTATTTTTAAAGCCGTTTTTAGCACATGGCAAAATTCATCCCAAACTGTTAAAAGCAATTATTATTGCGCTTAAAAAGGGCCATCCTTTACTATTATTTGTTCCGCGAATTGACCAGATACCCGATTACATAGCCGCCCTGAAAAAAGTAAAAATAATTAATCAGGTAAAGATGGCGGGCGTCTGGGCCCAAGATAAGAATCGCTTGCGTAAAGTGCAGATGTTTCGAGACGGCGAATTACAACTGCTCGTGACGACAACGATTTTGGAAAGAGGCGTAACGTTTAAACATGTCTGGGTAATTATTGTTCAGGCTGACGATCAAATTTATACTGCGGCTAGTTTGGTTCAAATCGCGGGTCGAGTTGGTCGGGCGCAAGACGATACTACTGGGTTAGTTTTGTTTTGCTACCGCAAATATACCAAAAATATTCGGGAAGCTAAGAACCAAATTGAGGCGATGAATAAATGA
- a CDS encoding ComF family protein, with translation MRRCLLCGQKFAAQLSLRELFLLSKKPEQVICFHCRSKFVQLKSSRCQICSKELDSGQICSDCEAWKRKYTGNLLRNYAVFKYNDAFHELMVNYKRYGDYILRKVLQELCWQELGKHRADFYVPIPTAPEHIQQRQFDTISAIFADLVPLTTVLGKKSGVKAQGEKTRKERLLSKQSFFVLENTNINFNFKKVLLLDDIYTTGRTLYHARNALLTAFPQAKIASFSICR, from the coding sequence ATGAGAAGATGTCTGCTTTGTGGGCAAAAGTTTGCCGCCCAGCTTTCTTTGCGTGAGCTTTTCCTATTATCCAAAAAGCCTGAGCAAGTTATTTGCTTTCATTGCCGGAGCAAGTTTGTGCAGCTAAAAAGTTCGCGTTGTCAAATTTGTTCCAAAGAATTAGATTCAGGTCAAATCTGCTCAGATTGCGAAGCTTGGAAGAGAAAATATACAGGAAACTTGCTTAGAAATTATGCCGTTTTTAAATATAATGATGCCTTTCACGAGTTGATGGTGAATTATAAACGTTATGGCGATTATATTTTAAGAAAGGTCTTACAAGAACTATGTTGGCAGGAATTGGGAAAGCACCGAGCAGATTTTTACGTACCAATTCCGACGGCACCAGAACATATACAACAGCGGCAATTTGATACAATCAGTGCAATTTTTGCCGATTTAGTTCCATTGACAACAGTTTTAGGTAAAAAAAGTGGAGTAAAGGCTCAGGGGGAAAAGACGCGTAAGGAGCGCTTATTGAGTAAACAGAGTTTTTTTGTACTAGAAAATACTAATATTAATTTTAATTTTAAAAAAGTTTTACTTTTAGATGATATTTACACAACTGGAAGGACGCTTTATCATGCTCGAAATGCTCTTTTAACGGCTTTCCCTCAAGCTAAAATAGCAAGCTTTTCGATTTGTAGGTAG
- the hpf gene encoding ribosome hibernation-promoting factor, HPF/YfiA family produces the protein MLKYNVRGENIEVTDALRSYVEKRLKKLEKYFDLNQDIIAHVNLKVYRDRTAKVEVTIPLPYLVLRAEETTDDMYRSIDFVSEKLERQIRKYKTRVNRKSREKGISDFFVESSEEETKDKETSEFTIVRNKQIGLKPMSPEEAILQMNMLEHDFFVFQDAETNGTSVVYRRNDGRYGLIETK, from the coding sequence ATGTTAAAGTATAATGTTCGTGGTGAAAATATTGAGGTAACTGATGCTTTAAGAAGTTACGTTGAAAAACGCCTGAAGAAATTAGAAAAGTATTTCGACTTGAATCAAGATATAATCGCCCATGTAAACCTGAAGGTTTATCGTGATCGGACTGCTAAAGTTGAAGTTACTATTCCACTTCCATACTTAGTATTGAGAGCAGAAGAAACAACTGATGATATGTACCGCAGTATCGACTTTGTTTCTGAAAAATTAGAAAGACAAATAAGAAAATATAAGACTCGGGTTAACCGCAAGAGTCGTGAAAAAGGAATTAGTGATTTCTTTGTTGAAAGTTCTGAAGAAGAGACTAAAGATAAAGAAACAAGTGAATTCACGATTGTTCGTAACAAGCAAATTGGTTTGAAACCAATGAGTCCTGAAGAAGCTATTTTACAAATGAACATGCTAGAGCATGATTTCTTCGTATTTCAGGATGCTGAAACAAATGGTACTAGTGTTGTCTATCGCAGAAATGATGGTCGTTACGGCTTAATTGAAACAAAATAA
- the secA gene encoding preprotein translocase subunit SecA produces MVNILKKLYNNDKRELKKFEKIANKVESHADEYAKLSDEDLQAKTPEFRERLEKGESLDSLIPEAFAVAREGAKRVLGLYPFHVQILGGIALHYGNIAEMMTGEGKTLTATMPVYLNALTGKGVHVVTVNEYLSSRDEEEMGQLYRWLGLTTGLNLNAMSPDEKREAYECDITYSTNSELGFDYLRDNMVVYKEQMVQRELNYAIIDEVDSILIDEARTPLIISGEAEQANGDYIRADRFVKTLQEDKSDDDVEDEEDHGDYKIDWPTKTISLTRTGIQKACDHFGLRNLYDVENQKLVHHIDQALRANYIMLKDIDYVVQDGEVLIVDSFTGRVMKGRRYSDGLHQAIEAKENVKIQEESKTQATITYQNLFRMYKKLAGMTGTAKTEEEEFREIYNMQVITIPTNRPVIRKDRSDILYPTLSSKFAAVVDEIRERHAKGQPVLVGTVAVESSERLSNLLDKEGIPHAVLNAKNHAKEAQIIMNAGQRGAVTIATNMAGRGTDIKLGPGVKELGGLAVIGTERHESRRIDNQLRGRSGRQGDPGETRFYLSLEDDLMKRFGGERVKDFLDRLSDNDDDKVIESRLITRQVESAQKRVEGNNYDTRKQTLQYDDVMRIQREIIYGERMQVIEEENSLKDVLIPMIRRTINSQVDMFTQGDRSKWRLDSLRDFISSSILSEEQTEEIDFKTITVPELKEKLYNEVETNYQEKADVLADQAQMLEFEKVVILRVVDEHWTDHIDAMDQLRQSISLRGYGQLNPLVEYQDSGYNMFEEMVSNIEFDVTRLFMKAEIRQNLSR; encoded by the coding sequence ATGGTAAACATTTTAAAGAAACTATACAATAACGATAAAAGAGAACTAAAAAAATTCGAAAAGATTGCTAATAAGGTAGAAAGTCATGCTGACGAATATGCCAAACTTTCTGACGAAGACTTGCAGGCAAAGACACCTGAATTTCGTGAACGCCTTGAAAAGGGTGAATCATTAGATTCATTAATACCTGAAGCTTTTGCCGTTGCACGTGAAGGGGCAAAACGGGTATTGGGTCTGTATCCATTCCACGTTCAAATTCTGGGTGGGATTGCCTTGCATTATGGTAATATCGCTGAAATGATGACCGGTGAAGGTAAGACTTTAACCGCGACAATGCCCGTTTATTTAAACGCGTTAACTGGTAAGGGTGTTCACGTTGTAACTGTCAACGAATACTTGTCTAGCCGTGATGAAGAAGAAATGGGTCAGTTATATCGCTGGCTTGGTTTAACTACTGGTTTAAACCTTAATGCTATGTCACCTGATGAAAAACGTGAAGCTTATGAATGTGATATTACTTACTCAACTAACTCAGAATTAGGCTTCGACTATTTGCGTGACAACATGGTCGTTTATAAAGAGCAAATGGTTCAGCGTGAACTTAATTACGCTATTATTGATGAGGTCGATTCGATTTTAATTGATGAGGCCAGAACGCCTTTGATTATTTCTGGTGAAGCTGAACAAGCAAATGGCGATTACATTAGAGCTGACAGATTTGTAAAGACACTCCAAGAAGACAAGAGTGATGATGATGTCGAAGACGAAGAAGATCATGGCGATTACAAGATTGATTGGCCGACGAAAACTATTTCTTTGACCAGAACGGGAATTCAAAAAGCTTGTGATCACTTTGGCTTAAGAAACCTTTATGATGTGGAAAACCAAAAATTGGTTCACCATATTGACCAGGCTTTGCGGGCTAACTACATCATGCTTAAGGACATTGATTATGTTGTCCAAGATGGTGAAGTATTGATCGTTGATTCATTTACTGGACGGGTAATGAAGGGACGTCGCTATTCTGATGGACTTCACCAAGCAATTGAAGCTAAAGAAAATGTGAAAATTCAGGAAGAATCAAAGACACAGGCGACGATTACTTACCAGAACCTCTTTAGAATGTATAAAAAGCTTGCCGGAATGACCGGTACCGCTAAGACTGAAGAAGAAGAATTTCGTGAAATCTACAATATGCAGGTAATTACGATTCCAACTAACCGTCCTGTAATCAGAAAGGACCGTTCGGATATTTTATATCCAACTTTATCTTCAAAATTTGCAGCAGTTGTAGATGAAATTAGAGAACGTCATGCAAAAGGCCAACCTGTTTTAGTTGGTACTGTTGCCGTCGAAAGTTCAGAACGTCTAAGTAATCTTTTGGATAAAGAAGGCATTCCACATGCAGTTCTTAATGCCAAAAACCATGCTAAGGAAGCTCAAATTATTATGAATGCCGGACAACGTGGTGCGGTCACAATCGCAACTAACATGGCTGGTCGTGGTACTGATATTAAATTGGGGCCTGGAGTAAAAGAACTGGGTGGACTTGCAGTAATTGGTACTGAAAGACATGAATCGCGAAGAATTGATAATCAGCTGCGTGGCCGGTCCGGTCGACAAGGTGATCCGGGTGAAACCAGATTTTACCTGTCACTTGAAGATGATTTGATGAAACGCTTTGGTGGCGAGCGCGTAAAAGATTTCTTGGACCGCTTATCGGATAATGATGATGATAAAGTGATCGAGAGTCGTTTAATTACTCGTCAGGTTGAGTCTGCTCAAAAACGTGTTGAAGGTAACAACTATGATACGCGTAAGCAAACTTTACAATATGATGATGTTATGCGTATTCAGCGTGAAATTATTTACGGTGAACGGATGCAAGTTATCGAAGAGGAAAACTCGCTTAAAGATGTCCTGATTCCAATGATTCGTCGTACAATTAATAGTCAAGTGGACATGTTTACTCAAGGTGACCGTAGTAAGTGGCGCTTAGATTCATTGCGTGACTTTATTAGCTCAAGTATTCTTTCTGAAGAGCAAACAGAAGAAATTGACTTCAAGACAATTACTGTTCCTGAATTAAAAGAAAAATTATACAATGAAGTTGAAACTAACTATCAGGAAAAGGCCGACGTTTTAGCAGACCAAGCGCAAATGTTGGAATTTGAAAAGGTAGTTATCCTTCGGGTGGTTGATGAACACTGGACTGATCATATTGATGCGATGGATCAATTACGGCAATCGATTAGTTTACGTGGATATGGTCAACTTAATCCTTTGGTTGAATATCAAGATTCTGGCTACAATATGTTTGAAGAAATGGTCTCGAATATTGAGTTTGATGTGACTCGGTTATTCATGAAAGCTGAAATCAGACAAAATCTTAGTCGTTAA
- the prfB gene encoding peptide chain release factor 2 (programmed frameshift), translated as MEISEIQNQLDELKKRLDHFRGSLDLDSIDETIAVNESKMQEPSFWDNQDKAQQLISATNLLKEKRDSFLSLQENYQNEITALELLREEPDSELQKEVETDLESLQEDFHNYEMDLLLAGQYDGHNALLEIHPGAGGTEAMDWGQMLLRMYQRYADSRGFKFEINNYEPGEEAGLKSVSVRVSGKNAYGLLKSENGVHRLVRISPFDSAKRRHTSFASVEVIPEIDDSIKIDINPKDLRIDVYRSSGAGGQHINKTSSAVRITHLPTGFVTTSQAQRSQIQNRETAMNELRAKLFHLEEEKKRQHKQELKGDQKEIGWGSQIRSYVFHPYNLVKDLRTGYETSDTSGVMDGKLQPFVYAYLQWLLSQDNPE; from the exons ATGGAAATTAGTGAAATTCAAAATCAATTAGATGAATTAAAAAAGCGGTTAGACCACTTTAGGGGGTCTCTT GACTTAGATTCGATTGACGAAACAATTGCTGTCAATGAAAGCAAGATGCAGGAACCTTCATTTTGGGATAATCAGGACAAGGCGCAGCAGTTAATCAGCGCAACTAACTTATTAAAAGAAAAGCGTGATTCATTTTTAAGCTTGCAGGAAAACTACCAAAATGAAATTACTGCCTTGGAATTATTGCGTGAAGAACCTGATTCTGAATTGCAAAAAGAAGTTGAAACTGACTTGGAATCCCTACAAGAAGATTTTCATAATTATGAAATGGATCTTCTTTTGGCAGGACAATATGATGGTCATAATGCACTGCTTGAAATTCACCCAGGAGCTGGTGGGACAGAAGCAATGGACTGGGGCCAAATGTTATTACGAATGTATCAACGATATGCGGATAGCAGAGGATTTAAATTTGAAATTAATAACTATGAGCCTGGTGAAGAAGCCGGTCTTAAAAGTGTTAGTGTCAGAGTCAGTGGTAAGAATGCCTATGGCTTGCTTAAATCTGAAAACGGGGTTCATCGGCTAGTTCGTATTTCGCCGTTTGATTCTGCTAAGAGAAGACATACGTCTTTTGCATCTGTTGAAGTTATTCCGGAAATTGACGATAGCATTAAAATTGATATTAATCCTAAAGACTTACGGATAGATGTTTATCGGTCTAGCGGTGCAGGTGGTCAGCACATCAATAAAACGTCAAGTGCGGTTCGAATAACACACCTGCCGACCGGATTTGTAACGACTTCGCAGGCACAGCGCTCACAAATTCAAAACCGTGAGACGGCAATGAATGAACTTCGCGCAAAGTTGTTTCATTTAGAAGAAGAGAAAAAACGGCAACATAAGCAAGAACTTAAGGGTGACCAAAAGGAGATTGGCTGGGGCTCACAAATTAGATCCTATGTTTTTCATCCTTATAATTTGGTTAAAGATTTACGAACAGGCTATGAAACTTCGGATACAAGTGGTGTAATGGATGGGAAATTGCAACCATTTGTTTATGCATACTTGCAATGGTTGCTTAGTCAAGATAACCCAGAGTAG
- the hprK gene encoding HPr(Ser) kinase/phosphatase, with protein sequence MANAVKLKNLIRDNKIAYVVKGSQYIDDRAIMVSDIYRPGLELTGYFDFYPKERIQLLGRTEISYAARLDHESLVNVFKRLCTPETPCFFISRSLPIPKELIEAADNAGIPILSSTESTTYVSSVLTEYLRERLAVRDTIHGVLVEVKGLGVLLTGDSGVGKSETALGLIHRGHRLIADDRVDVYQKDVETVVGEAPQILKHLMEIRGIGIIDVMDLFGVGAVKNRETIQLVIKLVNWDNKVNYDRLGFEESKREICNVEVPQITIPVKVGRNMEDIIEIATMNFRAKRIGYNATTTFDNNLTALIAQNSKDNSTKKAKDADK encoded by the coding sequence ATGGCTAATGCAGTTAAGTTAAAGAATTTAATTCGCGATAATAAAATTGCGTATGTTGTTAAAGGAAGTCAATATATTGATGACCGTGCAATTATGGTTTCTGACATTTATCGGCCAGGACTGGAACTGACAGGATATTTTGATTTTTATCCTAAAGAAAGAATCCAACTTTTGGGACGAACTGAAATTTCATATGCTGCAAGGCTTGATCATGAAAGTTTAGTTAATGTCTTTAAGAGGCTATGTACTCCCGAGACGCCGTGTTTCTTTATTTCACGTTCTCTTCCAATTCCGAAAGAATTAATTGAAGCAGCTGATAATGCGGGAATTCCTATTTTATCTTCAACAGAATCAACCACTTATGTTTCAAGCGTGTTAACTGAATATTTGCGTGAGCGGTTGGCAGTTAGAGACACAATTCATGGTGTCTTGGTTGAAGTAAAGGGGTTAGGCGTTTTGCTCACTGGCGATTCAGGCGTTGGAAAGTCTGAAACGGCTTTAGGTTTAATTCACCGCGGGCATCGCCTAATTGCGGATGACCGAGTAGATGTTTACCAAAAAGATGTGGAAACTGTCGTTGGTGAAGCACCCCAAATTTTAAAGCATTTAATGGAAATTCGGGGGATCGGAATTATTGATGTCATGGATTTATTCGGTGTTGGCGCAGTTAAAAATCGTGAAACTATCCAGTTAGTCATCAAGCTCGTTAATTGGGACAATAAGGTCAATTATGATCGTCTTGGCTTTGAGGAAAGCAAACGCGAGATCTGTAATGTTGAGGTACCGCAAATTACGATTCCAGTTAAAGTTGGTCGGAATATGGAAGACATAATTGAAATTGCTACTATGAACTTTCGTGCTAAACGGATTGGCTACAATGCAACAACAACTTTTGACAATAATTTAACTGCTTTAATTGCTCAGAATTCAAAAGATAATTCAACCAAAAAAGCAAAGGATGCGGATAAATGA